In a single window of the Cottoperca gobio unplaced genomic scaffold, fCotGob3.1 fCotGob3_321arrow_ctg1, whole genome shotgun sequence genome:
- the LOC115005572 gene encoding gastrula zinc finger protein XlCGF49.1-like, whose protein sequence is MRIHTGEKPYSCKTCKRNFQHTNKLKLHMMTHTGEKPYFCKTCKKKFRRNYALKVHMWTHTGEKPYSCKICGNRFTSKQTLDSHTRIHTGVKPYSCNTCGKRFFRKSTLNCHTRIHTGEKPYCCKTCKKQFQRNYKLKLHMRTHTGEKPYSCKVCGNGFAHKSTLNSHTRIHTGEKPYCCKTCKKQFQRNYTLKVHMRTHMGEKLHLCSTEVPEIKE, encoded by the coding sequence atgagaatccacacaggtgagaagccatattcttgtaaaacatgcaaaagaaATTTCCAGCATACTAATAAACTGAAACTCCACATGAtgacccacacaggtgagaagccatatttttgtaaaacatgcaaaaagaaattccGGCGCAATTATGCCTTGAAAGTCCACATGTGGacccacacaggagagaagccatattcttgcaaaatatgtggGAATAGATTTACGAGTAAACAAACATTGGACTCtcatacaagaatccacacaggtgtgAAGCCATATTCCTGCAACACGTGTGGGAAAAGGTTTTTTCGGAAATCAACATTGAACTGtcatacaagaatccacacaggtgagaagccatattgttgtaaaacatgcaaaaaacaaTTCCAGCGTAATTATAAACTGAAACTCCACATGAGGacccacacaggagagaagccatattcttgcaaagtATGTGGGAATGGATTTGCTCATAAATCAACATTGAACTCtcatacaagaatccacacaggtgagaagccatattgttgtaaaacatgcaaaaaacaaTTCCAGCGTAATTATACATTGAAAGTCCACATGAGGACCCACATGGGGGAAAAgctgcatctctgcagcacagaggttccagagattaaagagtaa